The Desulfoscipio gibsoniae DSM 7213 genome contains a region encoding:
- a CDS encoding phage integrase N-terminal SAM-like domain-containing protein produces MENKEQVLLRMKEDILLRGLSKNTLESYTLNARIFLEHCNRPVEQLNEYDIRNFLWYLINEKRFFRTFDTRPIITFIVRYILKTTIMLK; encoded by the coding sequence ATGGAAAATAAAGAACAGGTTTTACTACGGATGAAAGAAGACATTCTGCTTAGAGGACTGTCAAAAAACACACTTGAGAGTTATACATTAAATGCACGGATTTTTCTTGAACATTGCAACCGCCCGGTGGAACAGCTAAATGAATATGATATCCGCAATTTTTTATGGTATTTAATCAACGAAAAAAGGTTCTTCCGCACTTTTGATACAAGGCCCATAATCACCTTTATAGTTCGTTATATCCTAAAAACAACAATCATGCTTAAATAG
- a CDS encoding DUF5348 domain-containing protein: MGESCTMSKTDRWDVWDVYSKPVALHCGECFEIKLGDHFLSCRIEMDSEWVIYLSNTRFHLHPKVSYWIRVE, from the coding sequence ATGGGCGAATCTTGTACAATGTCCAAAACCGACCGCTGGGACGTTTGGGATGTTTATTCTAAGCCAGTTGCTTTACATTGCGGAGAGTGCTTCGAGATAAAGCTTGGAGACCACTTTCTGTCCTGCCGGATCGAGATGGACTCTGAGTGGGTTATATACCTTAGCAATACCCGGTTCCACTTGCATCCAAAGGTGAGTTATTGGATTCGGGTGGAATAA
- a CDS encoding Druantia anti-phage system protein DruA, producing the protein MIIQERKITTEDIKFIKELMDSNPTWLRTRLSRELCALWDWRNAKGQLKDMACLALLKKLEKHGFLTLPLSQQWGRKGNEKKVINYIPHLKSSITSALDNVLPLQIKPVEGKDELSLLKCFFDQYHYLGWSGTVGENMKYMVWDYKQNPLACLLFGAAAWACSNRDQFIGWDARTRKTNIHLITNNTRFLILPWVKVRYLASHILSQIIRRISKDWYDKYGHPVYLLETFVEARRFQGISYQASNWVYVGKTQGRGRNDRHHNSSRVPIKDIYLYPLAGNFREVLMKNE; encoded by the coding sequence TTGATTATCCAAGAACGGAAAATAACTACTGAAGACATTAAGTTCATTAAGGAACTTATGGACTCTAATCCTACCTGGCTGCGTACACGGTTATCCAGAGAGCTTTGTGCCCTTTGGGACTGGCGAAACGCAAAAGGCCAGTTGAAGGATATGGCCTGTCTTGCTCTTCTTAAGAAACTGGAAAAGCACGGCTTCCTAACTTTACCCCTTTCCCAACAATGGGGCCGAAAGGGTAATGAAAAAAAGGTTATTAATTACATACCCCATTTAAAATCCAGTATCACCAGTGCACTTGATAACGTCCTCCCTTTGCAGATAAAGCCAGTTGAAGGTAAAGACGAGCTTAGCCTTTTAAAGTGTTTTTTTGATCAATATCATTACCTGGGGTGGAGCGGCACAGTCGGTGAAAACATGAAATACATGGTTTGGGATTATAAACAAAATCCCTTGGCCTGCCTATTATTTGGTGCAGCCGCCTGGGCATGTTCTAACAGAGATCAATTTATTGGCTGGGATGCCCGAACTCGTAAAACAAATATTCATCTAATTACTAATAATACACGTTTTCTAATCCTACCCTGGGTGAAAGTACGTTACCTGGCTAGCCATATTCTGAGTCAAATTATCCGCCGTATTAGTAAAGATTGGTACGACAAATACGGTCATCCTGTCTATTTACTGGAAACATTTGTTGAGGCACGCCGCTTTCAGGGTATCAGCTATCAGGCTAGTAACTGGGTTTATGTAGGTAAAACGCAGGGACGAGGTCGTAACGACCGTCACCATAATTCTTCCCGGGTGCCTATAAAAGACATCTATCTCTATCCATTGGCCGGAAATTTCCGAGAGGTGCTCATGAAAAATGAGTAA
- a CDS encoding ExeA family protein, protein MYKAFYSLAAAPFSKELKVSDAYVSTPHQEALGCLNCMKQVRGMGLFVGEPGAGKTYALRVFTESLNKSLYKVVYFPLSTGSVNDFYRGLAFGLGDEPKNRKVDLFRQIQQTITVLFHERKVTPVFILDEMQMAKDVFLSDLNLLFNFQMDSHNPFILLLCGLPYLRDRLALNHNRPLAQPHDPCRSQASHLYRCGFRSDCRLHPRLSPADQQTGDPRLAARLYEESRTD, encoded by the coding sequence GTGTATAAAGCTTTTTATTCCCTGGCTGCCGCCCCGTTCTCCAAGGAGTTGAAGGTGTCCGATGCCTATGTTTCTACGCCGCATCAGGAAGCGCTAGGGTGCTTGAATTGCATGAAACAGGTGCGCGGCATGGGACTTTTCGTTGGTGAACCAGGAGCTGGGAAAACTTATGCGCTGCGTGTATTTACTGAATCATTGAATAAATCGCTGTACAAAGTTGTCTATTTTCCACTCTCTACAGGATCAGTGAACGACTTTTACCGGGGACTGGCCTTCGGCCTTGGAGATGAACCAAAAAATCGCAAGGTCGATTTGTTTCGCCAGATTCAACAAACGATTACGGTTTTGTTTCACGAGCGGAAGGTCACGCCGGTTTTTATTCTGGATGAAATGCAGATGGCTAAGGATGTTTTCCTGAGCGATTTAAATTTGCTATTCAACTTCCAAATGGACTCGCACAACCCGTTTATTCTGCTGCTTTGTGGTTTGCCTTATTTGCGGGACAGGCTGGCGCTGAACCATAACCGTCCGCTCGCCCAGCCACATGACCCTTGCCGGAGCCAAGCATCCCATCTTTACCGATGCGGCTTTCGAAGCGATTGCCGCTTGCACCCAAGGTTATCCCCGGCTGATCAACAAACTGGGGACCCACGCCTTGCTGCACGGCTATATGAGGAAAGCCGAACAGATTGA
- a CDS encoding ExeA family protein has translation MITGQVGSGKSTAIRSVMQSLEASRYRYIYLASSQLSPAEFYKSLLYQVNIRPSRGFSENKRLVAQAMLELHQKGIKPVVVIDEAQELTVQMLSEFRFVLNYQPDSFSPLMVVLAGQPQLAEILRLQVLECIRQRINVHYRLPCLGEDEIAAYILHHLKVAGLDKQIFTDAAVQLIYQFSKGIPRRINNICRYAIVAAVVADSPTIDADAVQKGLEDDELI, from the coding sequence GTGATTACAGGGCAAGTTGGTTCCGGCAAATCCACGGCTATCCGGTCTGTTATGCAATCCCTGGAGGCTTCTCGTTATCGTTATATTTACTTGGCTAGTTCACAGCTTTCACCGGCGGAGTTCTACAAGAGCTTACTCTACCAGGTTAATATCCGGCCAAGCAGGGGTTTCTCCGAAAACAAACGCTTAGTGGCACAGGCTATGCTGGAATTACACCAGAAAGGAATAAAACCGGTAGTGGTGATCGACGAGGCTCAGGAGCTAACGGTGCAGATGCTCAGCGAATTTCGGTTTGTTCTTAACTATCAACCAGATTCCTTTTCACCTTTAATGGTTGTACTTGCCGGTCAGCCCCAGTTGGCCGAAATACTGCGCCTTCAGGTTTTGGAATGCATCCGCCAGAGGATTAATGTACACTATCGCTTACCGTGCTTGGGGGAAGACGAAATTGCCGCTTATATCTTGCATCACCTAAAAGTGGCCGGGCTGGACAAGCAAATATTTACGGATGCGGCAGTACAGCTTATCTATCAGTTTTCCAAAGGCATTCCTCGGCGCATTAACAATATATGCCGGTATGCCATTGTAGCGGCAGTCGTGGCCGATAGCCCGACAATTGACGCAGACGCGGTACAAAAAGGCCTCGAAGACGATGAATTAATTTAA
- a CDS encoding Mu transposase C-terminal domain-containing protein gives MATLYEVNSFFTAWLERRYHSRRHSTLKMSPRDALEKACASHLNMSRPVEPATVHEAFLWRENRVVSSLGAVKIYSNLYEVEESLLGKTVELRFNPYDLKRILVYFKGVYRYEARPYQMKNFTEKRVKERQTDSHKALEKAMQAIVREHKDEIKERSGLSFAKALEVKHDE, from the coding sequence GTGGCTACGCTGTATGAGGTCAATAGCTTCTTTACCGCCTGGCTGGAGAGGCGCTACCATAGTCGCCGACACAGCACGCTGAAGATGAGCCCTCGGGATGCCCTGGAAAAGGCCTGTGCCAGCCATCTGAACATGTCTCGTCCTGTTGAGCCGGCTACTGTGCATGAGGCCTTTTTATGGCGGGAAAACCGGGTAGTGAGCTCACTTGGAGCCGTAAAGATCTACAGCAATCTCTACGAGGTGGAGGAGAGTTTGCTTGGCAAGACCGTCGAACTGAGATTTAACCCTTACGATCTAAAGCGCATTCTGGTTTACTTCAAGGGCGTTTACCGGTACGAGGCCCGTCCCTACCAGATGAAAAACTTCACCGAAAAACGCGTTAAAGAGCGTCAGACCGACAGTCATAAAGCACTGGAAAAAGCTATGCAGGCTATTGTTCGGGAACATAAAGACGAGATTAAAGAACGCTCCGGCCTGTCCTTTGCCAAGGCACTGGAGGTGAAGCACGATGAATAG
- a CDS encoding HNH endonuclease signature motif containing protein — protein sequence MKNQNETPYTKEGRELYKIRTGKKSILARADELLSLHLSELIGKRLTNTKYNFEYFLNRAYAFNRDLGKCRICGLPVVYFDVHIHHIKPNLPIEQVNKVPNLVTVHKQCHYLIHSNNNCSGLETGIRNQIFKFREKLGIDS from the coding sequence ATGAAGAACCAAAATGAAACACCATATACCAAAGAAGGTAGGGAGCTATACAAAATACGTACTGGCAAAAAGTCTATTTTAGCACGAGCTGACGAGCTTTTAAGTCTGCATTTGTCAGAGTTAATAGGAAAAAGATTAACAAACACCAAGTATAACTTTGAATATTTCCTAAACCGTGCTTATGCCTTTAATAGAGACTTAGGTAAATGCAGAATATGTGGATTACCTGTTGTTTATTTTGATGTACACATACACCATATAAAACCCAATCTACCTATAGAACAAGTTAACAAAGTACCAAATTTAGTCACAGTCCATAAACAATGCCATTACCTAATACACTCTAATAATAATTGCTCTGGTCTGGAAACTGGAATAAGAAATCAAATCTTTAAATTCAGAGAAAAGTTAGGAATAGATTCATAA
- a CDS encoding ISL3 family transposase: MSNSLPIMPLADGLKLVVMKQEAGTIHLVMEMTSHFATCPVCGKASNKIRSFYKRTLRDLAWCGTPVIIRLTARRFACIDRDCQQRIFCERIPELVPAHGRRTARFTETLSALGRASSAEAATRLARNLGLSTSADTVLRAIRATPEPKMPTPRVLGVDDWAWRKGHSYGTVLVDLETHKVVDLLPDRQVSTLQQWLQGHPGVEIISRDRSQSYAKAAQMGAPNAQQIADRWHLLKNLGEALERWFHRLQPKLSQTVSAVEPRNQVTDNSSTEPTLGQYNRQVRFDEIQNLKKQGLSLRKIARILKLSRNTVRKYASVEQCPQAAQRIPSKTLLDNYIGHLQKRLADGCLNGRILFEEILTMGYQGSRPTVARWIREQKSIDHKDEEQPKTQVKAIAPRKLQYWFLTRLHKLPRKATRTLTKLLADIPELQRGYALVHQFHTMVRCRAGHTLPAWLNAVHKSGIPELKKFAVSLNKDYDAVYAGLTESWSQGPVEGINNRLKLIKRLMFGRARFDLLRKRVLLTL, from the coding sequence ATGAGTAATTCCCTGCCGATTATGCCTTTGGCCGATGGTCTTAAATTAGTTGTAATGAAGCAGGAAGCCGGGACTATCCACTTGGTAATGGAGATGACTAGTCATTTTGCAACATGCCCTGTTTGTGGCAAAGCTTCAAATAAAATCAGAAGCTTTTATAAACGAACTTTGCGCGATTTAGCCTGGTGTGGCACTCCGGTGATAATCCGTCTTACTGCTCGCCGATTCGCCTGTATTGATAGGGACTGTCAACAACGGATCTTTTGTGAGCGAATACCTGAACTAGTCCCGGCCCATGGACGGCGCACCGCACGTTTTACCGAAACGTTATCCGCTTTAGGCAGGGCTAGCAGCGCTGAGGCCGCCACCCGCCTTGCCCGCAATTTAGGATTATCTACCAGTGCTGATACTGTTTTGCGTGCTATCCGTGCAACCCCGGAACCTAAGATGCCTACCCCGCGTGTGTTAGGTGTAGATGATTGGGCATGGCGAAAAGGACATTCCTATGGTACTGTTCTTGTTGACTTGGAAACACATAAGGTAGTTGACCTATTACCTGACCGGCAAGTATCTACGTTACAACAATGGTTGCAGGGCCACCCGGGCGTGGAAATAATTAGCCGTGACCGTTCCCAGTCTTATGCTAAAGCAGCTCAAATGGGAGCACCAAATGCACAGCAAATTGCTGATCGCTGGCATTTGCTAAAAAATCTTGGTGAGGCTTTGGAACGTTGGTTTCACCGGCTTCAGCCCAAATTGTCACAAACCGTTTCAGCAGTGGAACCACGTAATCAGGTCACAGATAATTCCTCAACCGAACCAACACTGGGTCAGTATAACCGGCAGGTGCGTTTTGATGAGATTCAAAACCTAAAAAAGCAAGGCCTGTCCCTTCGAAAAATTGCAAGAATCTTAAAACTAAGCCGTAATACTGTTCGCAAATATGCTTCTGTAGAACAATGCCCGCAAGCGGCCCAGCGTATACCTTCCAAAACACTGTTGGATAACTACATAGGCCACCTCCAAAAACGATTAGCTGATGGCTGTCTCAATGGTCGTATATTGTTTGAAGAGATTCTAACTATGGGCTACCAGGGATCTCGACCTACTGTAGCCCGCTGGATAAGAGAACAAAAGAGCATTGATCATAAAGATGAGGAGCAGCCTAAAACACAGGTCAAAGCAATTGCACCACGAAAGCTTCAATACTGGTTTTTGACACGATTACATAAATTGCCCCGAAAAGCAACAAGAACATTAACTAAACTCCTTGCGGATATTCCTGAGTTGCAACGGGGGTATGCTCTTGTTCACCAATTTCATACTATGGTGCGTTGTCGAGCTGGACATACTCTCCCGGCATGGTTAAATGCCGTACATAAAAGTGGAATTCCTGAACTCAAGAAATTTGCCGTTTCGCTAAATAAGGATTATGATGCTGTCTATGCTGGCTTGACTGAGTCATGGAGCCAGGGGCCTGTAGAAGGAATCAATAACCGTTTGAAACTAATCAAACGTTTAATGTTTGGCAGAGCAAGGTTTGATTTACTTCGCAAACGGGTTCTTCTAACTCTATAA
- a CDS encoding tyrosine-type recombinase/integrase, which translates to MLISIKSAEEPEKKALPGTVNTYSAAIRFLFAVTLNRTLNYLQIPRQKKRKTFPEVLTREEVFSIVESCENIKHKAMLTVVYSSGLRVSEAAALKMQHIDSKNMRLFVEGGKGGKDRYTVLSATCLSVLREYWKRYRPKHPEGWLFLGTYSVSHIVAVHAPWR; encoded by the coding sequence TTGCTAATTAGCATCAAAAGTGCGGAAGAACCCGAAAAAAAAGCCTTGCCTGGAACTGTTAATACTTATAGTGCAGCTATACGCTTTCTCTTTGCCGTAACCCTTAATCGTACTCTTAATTATCTTCAAATTCCACGCCAGAAAAAACGTAAAACATTTCCGGAGGTTTTAACAAGAGAAGAAGTATTCTCAATTGTTGAGAGCTGCGAAAACATTAAACACAAAGCCATGCTGACGGTTGTATATAGCTCAGGTCTACGTGTAAGTGAGGCAGCGGCACTCAAAATGCAGCATATCGATTCAAAAAACATGCGCTTATTTGTAGAAGGTGGCAAAGGGGGTAAGGATCGATACACCGTCCTTTCGGCAACCTGCCTTAGTGTCTTACGAGAATACTGGAAGAGGTACCGCCCGAAACATCCGGAAGGCTGGCTCTTCCTTGGAACGTATAGTGTATCCCATATTGTAGCGGTTCACGCTCCTTGGCGGTAA